A window of the Pristis pectinata isolate sPriPec2 chromosome 27, sPriPec2.1.pri, whole genome shotgun sequence genome harbors these coding sequences:
- the LOC127583778 gene encoding myelin protein zero-like protein 3, with translation MDLLLNCTFDYQEHIQMHNVKLEWFYIPKGGTEENSIFFYYQNLSTVAQDSKFTQRLKWVGDIRKKNGSILISDMNCTDNGNFICDLRIPRVSSQVYKSKTHLIVLCEDSMRSRAMNSHVSKEVIPKNIIYTSAGISTIFIALSVILIIIWKHPSCTPPRNQSICDPPGRNETGALENIKETDGYFTVTRQPALLSNKESTPTEEKQNEETKKDEDEIYVTMHAFLGTGKSDKPAS, from the exons ATGGATCTACTGTTAAACTGCACATTTGACTACCAAGAACATATTCAAATGCACAACGTCAAGCTGGAATGGTTCTACATCCCTAAAGGTGGTACTGAAGAGAATTCG ATTTTCTTTTACTACCAAAACCTCAGTACAGTGGCACAAGACAGCAAGTTCACCCAAAGGTTGAAGTGGGTAGGTGATATCAGGAAGAAAAATGGCTCCATTCTCATAAGCGACATGAACTGTACTGACAACGGCAATTTCATCTGTGATTTGCGGATCCCTAGAGTGTCGAGCCAAGTCTATAAAAGCAAAACCCATTTAATAGTTTTGTGTGAAG ACAGTATGCGCTCACGAGCCATGAACAGTCATGTCTCCAAGGAAGTGATACCAAAAAATATTATATATACATCAGCTgggatttccaccatcttcatTGCACTCTCTGTAATCCTCATAATCATATGGAAACATCCATCATGCACACCACCAAGGAATCAAAG TATCTGTGATCCACCTGGAAGGAATGAGACAGGTGCCCTTGAAAACATTAAG GAAACAGATGGTTACTTCACTGTGACTAGGCAACCGGCACTTCTGAGCAACAAAGAAAGTACACCCACGGAGGAAAAGCAAAATGAGGAAACAAAAAAAGATGAAGATGAAATCTATGTAACAATG CATGCATTCTTAGGAACTGGGAAATCAGACAAACCAGCTTCTTAA